GGCGAAGGAGGCCCAGTCATGACCGGTCAGGTGCACCGGCGTTACGGCCCGAGCGCGCAGTGGCTGCACATCAACGAGGCGCACATCACCGAGGAGGCCGTGGCCGACCTCGCCGGGTTCAAGTCGAACGGGGTCAACTTCAAGCTGGCGCTGTGGAACCCGCAGCCCAACGGCGTGCGCTACCTCAAGGCCCTCACCTTCGCCCTGGGCATGCAGCTCAGCCCCGCCAACAGGGAGCGGCTGCAGCGCACACGCAACCGGGAGGTCGGCGACCCCTATGCGGTGCGCTGCAACGGCGAACCGGTGTGCCTGGACTATCTGCAGGCGGTGCACGAGGTCGAGTTCATGGCGGCGAACCTGCCCCTCGACGGCGCCCGCATCATGGAGATCGGCGCCGGCTACGGCCGGACCTGTCACACCCTGCTGTCCAACCACGAGGTCGCCGGATACACGATCGTCGATCTGCCGAACACGCTCGCCCTGTCGCGCCGGTACCTGCACACCGTGCTGGAGCCGGAGCAGTTCGCGAAGATCCGTTTCGTGGGCGTCGACGAGGTGGAGGAGCAGGTGCGCGGCGCCCGCTTCGATCTGTGCCTGAACATCGACTCGTTCGCCGAGATGGACCCCGGCACCGTAGGGGACTACCTCGCGCTCATCGACGCGACCTGCGCGCACTTCTACGTCAACAACCCGGTCGGCAAGTACATCGACAAGACGCTGGATGGCCACTCGCAGGGCGCCGCCGTGGTGGAGCTGGCGCTCAACAGCGGGCTGCTGCGCGACGTCATCGACATCCACGACAGCGAGGCGGTGCTGCAGAAGGTGCCCGCTTTCGTGTCCGCCTACCGGCCCGGCCCGCGGTGGCAGTGCGTGGCGCGGGAACGCGCGGTGTCGTGGAGTTACTACTGGCAGGCCCTGTACCGCGCCGGGGCGGTGCCGCGGTGACGGCCGCGGGGGACGGCGGTCACCGGCCGCTGATCGTGGTGCTGGGCGGTTCGGGCTTCATCGGCGCCGCAGTCGTCGAAGCCCTCGCCCGGCGCCCGGTCCGGCTGCGCACCGTCGGCCGCCGCCCGCAGCCGGTGCCGGCCGGCGCGGTGGCCGACATCGAGACGGTGTGCGCCGACCTCACCGGCCGCGCCGCGCTCGAAGCGGCGGTGGCCGGCGCGGACACGGTGGTCCATCTGCTGATGCACACCGCCGACTGGCGTGAGGCCGCGGGCAACCCGGCCGCCGAAGAAGTGAACGTCGGTGTGATGCGCGACCTCGTCGGCCTGCTCGGCAACACCCGCCGGCCGCCCGCCGTCCTGTTCGCGGGCTCCACCTCGCAGGCCGG
This genomic interval from Streptomyces rubradiris contains the following:
- a CDS encoding putative sugar O-methyltransferase, whose protein sequence is MTGQVHRRYGPSAQWLHINEAHITEEAVADLAGFKSNGVNFKLALWNPQPNGVRYLKALTFALGMQLSPANRERLQRTRNREVGDPYAVRCNGEPVCLDYLQAVHEVEFMAANLPLDGARIMEIGAGYGRTCHTLLSNHEVAGYTIVDLPNTLALSRRYLHTVLEPEQFAKIRFVGVDEVEEQVRGARFDLCLNIDSFAEMDPGTVGDYLALIDATCAHFYVNNPVGKYIDKTLDGHSQGAAVVELALNSGLLRDVIDIHDSEAVLQKVPAFVSAYRPGPRWQCVARERAVSWSYYWQALYRAGAVPR